CTACCCACTGGAGCCACAGAACCCAGACGATCAGAACCCGAACTGACGCGGTTCTGGAGGTAAGAGTGACTTTGGACTGTGgagaaccggaccagaaccagcagcaccAGGACCGAAGCTTGGTTGGTCCTCTCATGCTTCATCAGATCTTGGCCACGCTGTGCCTCCCTTCCCAGCATGCACCTGTGATGGTGTCGGGCCCGATGGGAGGAGCTTCTGTCAGCTTTCAGGTTTTCCTTCCTGTGTTTCAGGAGGAGCAGGAAGTGTTTTGGTTCTGTCTGCAGGTAAAGGTAGAGGGCCTGTCTGCACCGCCCCCTCAgcccccccccaaccccccgCTGTGTTGTCTCTCTCAGCTCGCTTGCCCCCAgcttcactctctctctctgtctcctgaCCTGGTCTCTCCACAGGCGCCCGCCATGTTCCCGTTCCGACAGCCGTCCGACTCGGACCTGCGGCCCGACCCTCGGCGCTACGGCTCTGGAGCGGAGCGGGACTTTTTCCGCCCCCCCCAGGAGTCTTTGTCGCCGGGCCCCGCCCCCCAGGACGGCGTCCTGAGCCTGCTGAGCAGCTGCGGCCTGGAGCCGGAGGACCTGTCGGTGCTGGCCAAGCTTCCTGAGGACATCCTGACCGTCGAGTCTCTTCCTCAGATCCTCAAGCAGATCAAAGGCCAGAAAGCTCCGCCCCCAGCGTTCCCCCCCCGGCCAGAGGAGCCGTTCCACCTGGGGACTGCCAAGCCTTTACCTGCCAGGCCGCCCTCTCCGCCGCCCCCTTCCTCCTCATTCAAGGCCTTTAGCTCCGCCCCCAGGGACTGGGAGCGGCTCCGCCACCAGCCGGTCCAGTACCCGCTGCACCTACTCTCTGCCGAGTCCCGGCCGGACCGCTGGCCAGGTCAGCAGGCCGCCGGGTCAGGCAGGTCCCCCCCGCCGCCGTCCTCTTCGTCGACCAGGCGGGCCGTAGACCAGGACCTCAGGCCACGCCCCCCCGTCTACGGTAAGGACGGTTCCTCCTTCAGCGGGTCAGCAGGCAGAACCCGTCCTTCCCGTTTCTCCGGGTCAGGTGATTTCAGGACAGCTCCTCCTCTTGATGAGCGCCGCCGCAACTCCAGGCCGTCCTTCAGCAGCCGTGTCCCGGACCGGGTTCCGAACCTGAACCGGGCCCGCGACCCGGCCTCCGGCGCCATGCCCTCTAAGAAACAAGCTCTGGACTTCCACGGAACGTCGCCGCCGGCGTTCCCGTACTCGTGCTCGCTGTGTGACATCGCCGTTCTGTCAGAGAAGGTAAGTTCACCTGTCTTCCTGCAGGCCGGGACAGCAGGTGAGTGGGGCGGCGGGGTCACTGGAGGATCATGGGAAGAGTCGGGGCAACTGCGAGATGGCCGgtgacctcacttcctgtttgtgcttCAGGTTTGGATTCAGCACGTCAACACGACTGGACACGCAGACGGGCAGCTCAACCTGCTGCAGCGGTGAGGAACACATACCTGGTCTCACCTGGTCACACACACCTGGTCTTACTCTGAAGCCGTCCCTTGGTCTCCTCTGCAGGTTTCCACGGTGGGACTGTCGCCTGGAAAGCGCTGGAAGGTCAGTGACGTTACCAGGTCCAGATCCGTTCTCCTGATCCGGTCCTGAGTTTCCTTCCCAGGGATTCAGTATCTGTTAGTTGGGCTTACAGAACAGAACCTTGAACATCCACCACCCGGGGTCGGGTTCGGGTCAGGGGGCCCACACCTCCCTGCCCCCCCTGGTCCAACTCCTCCAGGTGAATTCCTGGGCGAGACCCTTTAACCGCCCGCTGGTTCTGGTCAGAGGACCCAAAAGGTGCATGGCAGCTTTGCctgtcagactgccccagggcagATGTGGCTACTATACAGTAGCTTGCCAACATCAGcatgtgaatgactgaataGGGTGAGAATCATTTTGGGTACTCTGGCCTTGATAAGGCACTATATGAGTACAAGCCATCCGCCATTTAACCGGCTCTACTGAGTCCCTCCATGATGGCCgagcttctctctctaagggagagtCCAGAGACCCTGAGGAGAAAACCCATTCCGGCTGCTTGTATCCGTGATCTCGTTCTTTctgtcatgacccaaagctcatgaccatagatgagggtgggaacgtagatcgactggtaaatcgagagcttcgctttgtGGCTCGGCTCTCTCTTCACCaggacggaccggtacagcgcccgcttgacggcagacgctgctcCGATCCGTCTgccgatctcccgctcccttcttcccccattcatGAACCCAGAGATACTTAatctcctccacttggggcaggacctTTTCCCCGACCCAGAGAAGGCACGCTACCTTTTCCTAGCTGAAGACCCTCAGATTTGGAGGCACcaatcctcatcccggccgcttcacactcggctgagAGCTGCAGGCTCTCAGCCGACCTGATACGACCTGATAAAGCcaacaggaccacatcatccgcaaaaagcagagatgagatcctaaggccaccaaaacggatcccctcaacaccttggctggtctagagattctgtccatgaaagtaatgaacagaatcggtgacaaagggcagccctggcggagtccaaccctcaccggaaacgagcccgacttccTGCCGTATCGAGCGCTGATGCTGCTGTGGCGACGGTAGTAGGAGTTTGTCCTGCAGTCGGTGCGGGGTTGATGACCATAGATGTCCACTTCTGTTGTGTCCTGGGGCAAGACAAGACACTTCACTCAGCTTGCCTGCTGGTTGCGGTCAGAGCGTCCAGCGGGTGGCGCTGGCGCACGGCAGCCTGGGTCGGGCAGCCGTCGCTACTATCCAGCAGCTCACCATCAGAGGGTGAAgagctttggagtcctctgtaCTTGATAAACGCTTGCAGAGGGTCCACCAtccagggtcagaggtcagatcaTCTGAATGCATCACAGTGTGATCAGTGTGGGCTTGAAGCTGTACCGGGTCAGGTCACATCAGAACCTGCTAACTTGATGATTTCTGTTGCCAAAGGGACGAGAACCAATCAAACCACAGGAGAGATGGAGCAAATCCCGCCCCGCCGCCCCCCAGACCCAATCAGAACCGAGGTAAGTCCTCACAGCGGAGAtgactctggttctggtccgtgaCGAAGGTTCTAACGGGTCGATTGTGTTCAGCAGATCCACAGACGTCCAAGAAGCAGCAGAAGGTGAGAAGGTTCTGCTCAGGTCATCAGGAGGCCGCCGCTGGgcctcactgtgtgtgtgtgtgtgtgtgtgtgtgtgtgtgtgtgtgtgtgtgtgtgtcaggcgTCAGATAAAGGGAAGGTGGTGTGTGCCAAGTTCCCTCCTCAGGCTGTGGACGAGGCGTCTCTGAGGAAACTCATCGAGCCGTTTGGAAAGGTCGGAAAAATCCTCATGTTTCCGTCTCTGGTGAGTCttcatctcacacacacacacacacacacactcacagccAGCCCCGGTGGGGACCTAATGGCCGCTGTGCTTCCTCAGGCCTTCGTAGAGATGGGTTCCTCCGATCAGGCCAAGGACCTGGTCAAGTTCTACAGCAGTTCTGACCCAGAAGCCAGGAAGGTGAAGGTGGAGTTCAACATCTCCAACGCCTTCAGCTTCCTGCAGGTATAACACCTGGACCCACCGACCGGGTTCTGACCCAGAGTTAAACAGAACCGAGCTGGAGGCAGTGAACTTTAGAGATTCACCTTGGTTTCCATTCAAACAGATTTGGGATCTTATTATTGTgtaaatgctaatgttagcattagcaacaACTAGCATGTCATCTAAATTTAATGTTAAAGCTAAACTTAATGGAGGAAGTTAATGTTGGTCAACATGCTGTTGATAGTGTTTAGTGAACATTAGcaatttagctaattttagctgttGCATGACATCAATCCTCTCATTTGCATAATGAGTGGATTGATCATCTACATCATCATCCTAACCTAATAGCTAAAGCTAACACATGGAATGGAGTAAATtcatgttagtcaacatgctaCATTTAACCTGTTGGCTAACATTAGCCTTTAAGCTAATTTTAGCCTAAATGGAGTAAGTCAGTGACAGGTAACATTGctacattttagctaattttaacCTTAAAGCTTAAATGAACACATTTGATGGCTTTGCTAATGTTAATAAACACACTACTGCTAGCCTACATGCTATCATTAGTGCTTTAGCTAGCTTTAGCTCCTTAACTTATTGTAGCTTATCCACTGCTGCTAGCACGCTAGATGGAGCAACTTAACTTTATTAAACCTGGTAGTTAGCGACCGATGACCTTTAGCATGTCAGCTGAAGGTTAGGTGGGTCAAAGTTCCTCAGttcaggaaccagaacctcctggTGGACTGGGAGGAGCTGTAGAGGTCTGAGCGGATTGGGCCAGCTGGTTCCGATGGTTCTGTGTCTCCTCAGAGCTCCCAGGTGGTGAGCTTCACTCCAGCGCCGAGCGGCGAGGACGGCCGGTCCGATCTGCTCAGCATCGCCAAGCGCTTCGGGGAGCCGCTCTACACGCTCTTCCTGCCCTCCAAGGTGAGTTCTGGCCCACCGGGTCCGGGTTCTAAAGACCCGGGTTCTGAGCCTTTCCGTCCAGACCGGCGACAGGGCCCGGTTCTGatgagttctggttctggtccaggccTTTGTGGAGATGAAGCTGTCGGCTGAGGCCCAGAAGCTGGTGGACTACTACTCGGCCAGCGCCCTGCGGATCAACGGCGCCACCATCCAGGTGGCCTTCTCCTCCGAGTACCGGACCCTGCTGTGAGTAGAACCCGCCCACGGCCGGTTCTGGTACCGGCTCGCCCTCGCCGAccgtctggttctggtccacagGCGGGTTCCGTCGGCCCAGAAGTACGAAGACGAGCCGGCCGAGACCAAGGAGCCCAACAGAACCCGACAGGCCAGGACCCGGTCCGGGTCCAGAGACCGGTCCAGGGGAGGGCGGCGGAGACGGAGCGGTTCTGGAGACAGGAAGAGACcagagaccagaaccagaacccggtcCAGATCCAGAGAACGGTATGGAACCAGTTCTCCcgggcagaaccagaaccagacggaGGGGAAGCCCAAAGAACCACAGAACCCAGGTaagcaaccagaaccagcaaCGACCGGGCCTTCATCCTGGTTACCTTAGCAACCAGGATGACGGCTCAAATAGAGGACAGAACCGGTCTTTCAGGATTGGGTTCTgatcggttctggttctggtctctcTGCCCAGAGTCCAGATCGGCTGAACCTCAGAgagatgaaggtgatgatgatgataaagcCCAACCAGCGGCTGGGGAAGAGGAGGACCAGCTGGCTGATGAAGATCAGTGAGTCGGGTCTGATCGGCAGCAGAACTCGGCCGGACCGCCGAGCGTCTGCTGACCCAAAGTCCTGCCGTCTCCAGGTCCGACAGCGACATCGAGGGCATGGAGGTCATCGCCGAGGACGGACAGAACCTggacgaggaagaggaagaggaggaggaggaggaggaagagcagaaaCCAGAATCACCTGGAGCAGGTCGGACCTGGACCGCCGCAGGGAAAGTTCTCTGGAGGGAAAAACTGATATCAGGAAATGATTTTCCAGATGGAGGAGAGCTGGAGAAGACCggagctgaggaagaggaagaggaggtaaaacacctgctggttctggttctgttggaccagaaccaacagaaccagttggTTAAAGTCTAGATTTCTAGATCTAGAGTTGAGTGGAGTCAGTCTATGTCTGTAGCTCATTTCCAGCCTCGGCCACCAAAACgcttcacaacaaacatcatcaCATGTAGATAAATGAAGAAgtagaaattaaattaagtttagtaaaaataataagacaaatATTAAACTGTCAGATTCCAAAAGCTGATTTGAATAAAAGTGagtttgaataaaaaccaaacaatatgGAGTTTTAGCTCCTTTTCTCTTTAGTTTCAGCCAGAGGGAGACGATCCACAGATTCTCTGTCTGCTTCCATCCTGGCTTTAGTGACAGACGGTAAAAGCTCAGGGTTCTGGTGGGCTGCAGGCTGCTGGAGCTCACTTCAGTACCGAGGACCCAAAACACTTAGAAACTATCAATAAGACCTTAAATTTGATCCTAAAGCAGCAGGGAGCCAGCGAAGGGTTTATAAAACCGGGGCCACAGTTTCACTCCTCCTGGTTTTGGTCAGCAGACCAGCTGCAGCACTTTGTTTGCTCTGCTGCAACCCTGAGTACAAAGAGTTAAATAATCTAAATGTGATGAATGATTGGATCAAAATCAGGCAGAGGAAGATCAGATTTGATCTTAGCAAGGATCCTCAGCTGGAAGAAACTGGCTTTGATAGCAGCGCTAACATGCTAATCAACTCTAACACAGGATCAACAATCACACCCAGAGTTTTCACAAATGGACGACAGCAGGAGGACGGGGGACCGACCACGCCGTCACGTCCAGGAGAGGACGGCTCTACATCTAGGGCTGTAGATCTATAGAGCTTTAGATCTACAGctcaggtgtcaaactccagtcctccagtcgctgtcctgcaggttttagatgagccacaggtacaaaaccctggaatgaaacggcttcatgACCTCCTGGTGTGGATCAGGTCtcagaaccttaatgacctgattattctgttcaggtgatGCAGAGGCTCATCTAGAAGCTGCagggctggagtttgacaccactGATCTACAGCTCTACATCTAGTTATAGATCCAGAGTCAGTACAGCTTCAGTTCTTCCAGCTGTAAACCAgaggatgacctctgacctttcagaGCCACATGGGAGACGGTTCCAGTGGGGATTCTACGTTCTAATgtctcagatcagagaaactcgTCCAGGCATttctaggcctgtcgcgataaacgataaatcaattaatcgtatgataaattaaaactatcgatgtcatttcaattatcagcattatcgtctcttccgccctttttctctttctgttgatgacaccgaatgaaaaaaggctcaactccggttctctccactgactcctcccttcctcatttccttagtgtaaagcccagcgcacaccgattgtcggcccattttcaaaacctgacagaccaaacattagccgacagaaatcctagctataacggttcgaccgggttcggtcctgccgtgtggtgtccaacaatgggcacaaaataatggctacaagttcagtgaactaattttaaaaccaggcattaatcaatgctttactacaatctacctgcaatgcatgtggctagtgtcagcgtaaagtcctgactgaatgaaaatcattagaacctatttacgtcacgttaacgaagaacagctgaaaagttaccgggtttatcaactgcggtagcaatttcgctccaactcctcctcttgtcatttctatattctttgcatgttgaataaacattaatgttgtttccacatatcatctccaatgtccgctggacttcgggttgtgccgtgtcagctgtttgggattcccctccgtaatttaccctcagaaagcaggaggagaatccgcgctttctgattggctgcctgtcacattcaacaggctgcgttaagatcccagtcggggaaaaccctgatttagatcggagcggcaacgacgatctaccgtaacacaccacacaatcttagaaagaccaacgatctaagattgttgtaaggggaaaaataggagcaaaaaatcatgtagtgtgaattattgcatcaggtagtcgatgtgcccatcttctctatttaaatctaattattactgaagggcaacataatatacagacttcataatctgcactcttttggttgaatgcagtatttatttccactttggctttatgttgtttagtttttttccaagtaaagttttttgttaatggagactgagaatccattttatttttggttgttttgtttatcagttccagtgttaaatattcttttgaaaataaagtgtatctatctttggcaggaaatcacctgcattattacatcatttccattaaatcagtgtaaaaagatcttcaaacaatattatcgtctatcgcaataatttttgagacaattaattgttcagcaaaatttgctatcgtgacaggcctaggcGTTTCTCTAGTGGCATCAATACCTGATCGATAACTGATCGATACCGTAAATCAGTTTTAATCATCTGATCAccaataactggaacattgattaTTATGGTCTGGATTCCAgcgtttctctgtttttatgttggaGCTAAATCGTTGCTGAACTCGACCCGTttagctggttctggttccgaccCAGCTTGACGTTCTCCTCCTTcccaaacaggaagtagaattCCCAGTGGATCTGGAGAGCTGCATCACTCTGGACGAGGTGAAGACGGACGATGAAGGTAAGCAGAACCTTCAGGACGACCCGGTTTTGTTTGGGTTCCTGACGATGTTCTGGTCCATTCCAGATGAAGCGCCACCTGCCGACTGTCGCTGCGAGGATGTCGGGAAGAAGGGTTCTGGAGAACCCGGTCCGGAGCCGACTGGACCGACTCCAGACCATGAAAGTTCTGGTTCCGTCTCCAGAACccaggaggaaccagaaccttcagatCAGACGAGGTCCACTGAGACTCTGGAgccagaaccagacagaaccggTCTGGAGCCAGAGAGCCAGACCGGATCCCAGAAAGTTCTGGAGACACGACGGGCCAAGATCCGGTCCAGGAAGTCATCTGGAGACGACGGTACCAGAACCGGTTCCAACGAGGAACCCGATCAAAGAAAGACCGCCTCCAGAACCGCTCCAGAACCCGGTCCTGAAAAACGAAAAGCAACTCCTGAGAACGACGACGTTCCTCTGAAGACGCTCAGGAGAGAGAAcggaccagaaccgggtcagaacctgaGCACGGCGGAACCAGAGGCTGACGAAgagaaaaagcagcaaataaagacagacgagcagaacccaacagaaccagaaccacgtGAACAGGTAGGACCGCCGAGCAGGTCCGGTCTCCGACCCGTCCTCAGGGTTCTGTTCGGGTCCTTCTGGATCGAGTTTCTGGTCGAAACCGGACCTACGGTTCCTGACTCGGGTCGGGTTCTGAAGCCAAGCTGCCCTGCTCTGATGACCCGGTCCGGACCTATCCGGACCGGGTCATCACAGCAGAGGAAACCCAACCGGGTCGACGTTCTGCTCGGAGCAGAACCGGATCAGTTTGGAGGTTCGTTTATTTCACTTTGCTCACGTCAGCGTCGC
This Xiphophorus hellerii strain 12219 chromosome 23, Xiphophorus_hellerii-4.1, whole genome shotgun sequence DNA region includes the following protein-coding sequences:
- the LOC116714583 gene encoding matrin-3-like isoform X4; protein product: MFPFRQPSDSDLRPDPRRYGSGAERDFFRPPQESLSPGPAPQDGVLSLLSSCGLEPEDLSVLAKLPEDILTVESLPQILKQIKGQKAPPPAFPPRPEEPFHLGTAKPLPARPPSPPPPSSSFKAFSSAPRDWERLRHQPVQYPLHLLSAESRPDRWPGQQAAGSGRSPPPPSSSSTRRAVDQDLRPRPPVYGKDGSSFSGSAGRTRPSRFSGSGDFRTAPPLDERRRNSRPSFSSRVPDRVPNLNRARDPASGAMPSKKQALDFHGTSPPAFPYSCSLCDIAVLSEKVWIQHVNTTGHADGQLNLLQRFPRWDCRLESAGRDENQSNHRRDGANPAPPPPRPNQNRADPQTSKKQQKASDKGKVVCAKFPPQAVDEASLRKLIEPFGKVGKILMFPSLAFVEMGSSDQAKDLVKFYSSSDPEARKVKVEFNISNAFSFLQSSQVVSFTPAPSGEDGRSDLLSIAKRFGEPLYTLFLPSKAFVEMKLSAEAQKLVDYYSASALRINGATIQVAFSSEYRTLLRVPSAQKYEDEPAETKEPNRTRQARTRSGSRDRSRGGRRRRSGSGDRKRPETRTRTRSRSRERYGTSSPGQNQNQTEGKPKEPQNPESRSAEPQRDEGDDDDKAQPAAGEEEDQLADEDQSDSDIEGMEVIAEDGQNLDEEEEEEEEEEEEQKPESPGAGRTWTAAGKVLWREKLISGNDFPDGGELEKTGAEEEEEEEVEFPVDLESCITLDEVKTDDEDEAPPADCRCEDVGKKGSGEPGPEPTGPTPDHESSGSVSRTQEEPEPSDQTRSTETLEPEPDRTGLEPESQTGSQKVLETRRAKIRSRKSSGDDGTRTGSNEEPDQRKTASRTAPEPGPEKRKATPENDDVPLKTLRRENGPEPGQNLSTAEPEADEEKKQQIKTDEQNPTEPEPREQECGAPPAEGAAEPQKPVGAEFVRPVVGYFCNLCQLIFIDEDEAKLQHCATPAHYRKYQEKTGKDPWMS
- the LOC116714583 gene encoding matrin-3-like isoform X10, encoding MFPFRQPSDSDLRPDPRRYGSGAERDFFRPPQESLSPGPAPQDGVLSLLSSCGLEPEDLSVLAKLPEDILTVESLPQILKQIKGQKAPPPAFPPRPEEPFHLGTAKPLPARPPSPPPPSSSFKAFSSAPRDWERLRHQPVQYPLHLLSAESRPDRWPGQQAAGSGRSPPPPSSSSTRRAVDQDLRPRPPVYGKDGSSFSGSAGRTRPSRFSGSGDFRTAPPLDERRRNSRPSFSSRVPDRVPNLNRARDPASGAMPSKKQALDFHGTSPPAFPYSCSLCDIAVLSEKVWIQHVNTTGHADGQLNLLQRFPRWDCRLESAGRDENQSNHRRDGANPAPPPPRPNQNRADPQTSKKQQKVRRFCSGHQEAAAGPQCVCVCQASDKGKVVCAKFPPQAVDEASLRKLIEPFGKVGKILMFPSLAFVEMGSSDQAKDLVKFYSSSDPEARKVKVEFNISNAFSFLQSSQVVSFTPAPSGEDGRSDLLSIAKRFGEPLYTLFLPSKAFVEMKLSAEAQKLVDYYSASALRINGATIQVAFSSEYRTLLRVPSAQKYEDEPAETKEPNRTRQARTRSGSRDRSRGGRRRRSGSGDRKRPETRTRTRSRSRERYGTSSPGQNQNQTEGKPKEPQNPESRSAEPQRDEGDDDDKAQPAAGEEEDQLADEDQSDSDIEGMEVIAEDGQNLDEEEEEEEEEEEEQKPESPGAGRTWTAAGKVLWREKLISGNDFPDGGELEKTGAEEEEDQQSHPEFSQMDDSRRTGDRPRRHVQERTALHLGL
- the LOC116714583 gene encoding matrin-3-like isoform X1, with protein sequence MFPFRQPSDSDLRPDPRRYGSGAERDFFRPPQESLSPGPAPQDGVLSLLSSCGLEPEDLSVLAKLPEDILTVESLPQILKQIKGQKAPPPAFPPRPEEPFHLGTAKPLPARPPSPPPPSSSFKAFSSAPRDWERLRHQPVQYPLHLLSAESRPDRWPGQQAAGSGRSPPPPSSSSTRRAVDQDLRPRPPVYGKDGSSFSGSAGRTRPSRFSGSGDFRTAPPLDERRRNSRPSFSSRVPDRVPNLNRARDPASGAMPSKKQALDFHGTSPPAFPYSCSLCDIAVLSEKVWIQHVNTTGHADGQLNLLQRFPRWDCRLESAGRDENQSNHRRDGANPAPPPPRPNQNRADPQTSKKQQKVRRFCSGHQEAAAGPQCVCVCQASDKGKVVCAKFPPQAVDEASLRKLIEPFGKVGKILMFPSLAFVEMGSSDQAKDLVKFYSSSDPEARKVKVEFNISNAFSFLQSSQVVSFTPAPSGEDGRSDLLSIAKRFGEPLYTLFLPSKAFVEMKLSAEAQKLVDYYSASALRINGATIQVAFSSEYRTLLRVPSAQKYEDEPAETKEPNRTRQARTRSGSRDRSRGGRRRRSGSGDRKRPETRTRTRSRSRERYGTSSPGQNQNQTEGKPKEPQNPESRSAEPQRDEGDDDDKAQPAAGEEEDQLADEDQSDSDIEGMEVIAEDGQNLDEEEEEEEEEEEEQKPESPGAGRTWTAAGKVLWREKLISGNDFPDGGELEKTGAEEEEEEEVEFPVDLESCITLDEVKTDDEDEAPPADCRCEDVGKKGSGEPGPEPTGPTPDHESSGSVSRTQEEPEPSDQTRSTETLEPEPDRTGLEPESQTGSQKVLETRRAKIRSRKSSGDDGTRTGSNEEPDQRKTASRTAPEPGPEKRKATPENDDVPLKTLRRENGPEPGQNLSTAEPEADEEKKQQIKTDEQNPTEPEPREQECGAPPAEGAAEPQKPVGAEFVRPVVGYFCNLCQLIFIDEDEAKLQHCATPAHYRKYQEKTGKDPWMS
- the LOC116714583 gene encoding matrin-3-like isoform X3, whose product is MFPFRQPSDSDLRPDPRRYGSGAERDFFRPPQESLSPGPAPQDGVLSLLSSCGLEPEDLSVLAKLPEDILTVESLPQILKQIKGQKAPPPAFPPRPEEPFHLGTAKPLPARPPSPPPPSSSFKAFSSAPRDWERLRHQPVQYPLHLLSAESRPDRWPGQQAAGSGRSPPPPSSSSTRRAVDQDLRPRPPVYGKDGSSFSGSAGRTRPSRFSGSGDFRTAPPLDERRRNSRPSFSSRVPDRVPNLNRARDPASGAMPSKKQALDFHGTSPPAFPYSCSLCDIAVLSEKVWIQHVNTTGHADGQLNLLQRFPRWDCRLESAGRDENQSNHRRDGANPAPPPPRPNQNRADPQTSKKQQKVRRFCSGHQEAAAGPQCVCVCQASDKGKVVCAKFPPQAVDEASLRKLIEPFGKVGKILMFPSLAFVEMGSSDQAKDLVKFYSSSDPEARKVKVEFNISNAFSFLQSSQVVSFTPAPSGEDGRSDLLSIAKRFGEPLYTLFLPSKAFVEMKLSAEAQKLVDYYSASALRINGATIQVAFSSEYRTLLRVPSAQKYEDEPAETKEPNRTRQARTRSGSRDRSRGGRRRRSGSGDRKRPETRTRTRSRSRERYGTSSPGQNQNQTEGKPKEPQNPESRSAEPQRDEGDDDDKAQPAAGEEEDQLADEDQSDSDIEGMEVIAEDGQNLDEEEEEEEEEEEEQKPESPGAGRTWTAAGKVLWREKLISGNDFPDGGELEKTGAEEEEEVEFPVDLESCITLDEVKTDDEDEAPPADCRCEDVGKKGSGEPGPEPTGPTPDHESSGSVSRTQEEPEPSDQTRSTETLEPEPDRTGLEPESQTGSQKVLETRRAKIRSRKSSGDDGTRTGSNEEPDQRKTASRTAPEPGPEKRKATPENDDVPLKTLRRENGPEPGQNLSTAEPEADEEKKQQIKTDEQNPTEPEPREQECGAPPAEGAAEPQKPVGAEFVRPVVGYFCNLCQLIFIDEDEAKLQHCATPAHYRKYQEKTGKDPWMS
- the LOC116714583 gene encoding matrin-3-like isoform X6, whose product is MFPFRQPSDSDLRPDPRRYGSGAERDFFRPPQESLSPGPAPQDGVLSLLSSCGLEPEDLSVLAKLPEDILTVESLPQILKQIKGQKAPPPAFPPRPEEPFHLGTAKPLPARPPSPPPPSSSFKAFSSAPRDWERLRHQPVQYPLHLLSAESRPDRWPGQQAAGSGRSPPPPSSSSTRRAVDQDLRPRPPVYGKDGSSFSGSAGRTRPSRFSGSGDFRTAPPLDERRRNSRPSFSSRVPDRVPNLNRARDPASGAMPSKKQALDFHGTSPPAFPYSCSLCDIAVLSEKVWIQHVNTTGHADGQLNLLQRFPRWDCRLESAGRDENQSNHRRDGANPAPPPPRPNQNRADPQTSKKQQKVRRFCSGHQEAAAGPQCVCVCQASDKGKVVCAKFPPQAVDEASLRKLIEPFGKVGKILMFPSLAFVEMGSSDQAKDLVKFYSSSDPEARKVKVEFNISNAFSFLQSSQVVSFTPAPSGEDGRSDLLSIAKRFGEPLYTLFLPSKAFVEMKLSAEAQKLVDYYSASALRINGATIQVAFSSEYRTLLRVPSAQKYEDEPAETKEPNRTRQARTRSGSRDRSRGGRRRRSGSGDRKRPETRTRTRSRSRERYGTSSPGQNQNQTEGKPKEPQNPESRSAEPQRDEGDDDDKAQPAAGEEEDQLADEDQSDSDIEGMEVIAEDGQNLDEEEEEEEEEEEEQKPESPGADGGELEKTGAEEEEEEEVEFPVDLESCITLDEVKTDDEDEAPPADCRCEDVGKKGSGEPGPEPTGPTPDHESSGSVSRTQEEPEPSDQTRSTETLEPEPDRTGLEPESQTGSQKVLETRRAKIRSRKSSGDDGTRTGSNEEPDQRKTASRTAPEPGPEKRKATPENDDVPLKTLRRENGPEPGQNLSTAEPEADEEKKQQIKTDEQNPTEPEPREQECGAPPAEGAAEPQKPVGAEFVRPVVGYFCNLCQLIFIDEDEAKLQHCATPAHYRKYQEKTGKDPWMS
- the LOC116714583 gene encoding matrin-3-like isoform X7; this translates as MFPFRQPSDSDLRPDPRRYGSGAERDFFRPPQESLSPGPAPQDGVLSLLSSCGLEPEDLSVLAKLPEDILTVESLPQILKQIKGQKAPPPAFPPRPEEPFHLGTAKPLPARPPSPPPPSSSFKAFSSAPRDWERLRHQPVQYPLHLLSAESRPDRWPGQQAAGSGRSPPPPSSSSTRRAVDQDLRPRPPVYGKDGSSFSGSAGRTRPSRFSGSGDFRTAPPLDERRRNSRPSFSSRVPDRVPNLNRARDPASGAMPSKKQALDFHGTSPPAFPYSCSLCDIAVLSEKVWIQHVNTTGHADGQLNLLQRFPRWDCRLESAGRDENQSNHRRDGANPAPPPPRPNQNRADPQTSKKQQKVRRFCSGHQEAAAGPQCVCVCQASDKGKVVCAKFPPQAVDEASLRKLIEPFGKVGKILMFPSLAFVEMGSSDQAKDLVKFYSSSDPEARKVKVEFNISNAFSFLQSSQVVSFTPAPSGEDGRSDLLSIAKRFGEPLYTLFLPSKAFVEMKLSAEAQKLVDYYSASALRINGATIQVAFSSEYRTLLRVPSAQKYEDEPAETKEPNRTRQARTRSGSRDRSRGGRRRRSGSGDRKRPETRTRTRSRSRERYGTSSPGQNQNQTEGKPKEPQNPESRSAEPQRDEGDDDDKAQPAAGEEEDQLADEDQSDSDIEGMEVIAEDGQNLDEEEEEEEEEEEEQKPESPGADGGELEKTGAEEEEEVEFPVDLESCITLDEVKTDDEDEAPPADCRCEDVGKKGSGEPGPEPTGPTPDHESSGSVSRTQEEPEPSDQTRSTETLEPEPDRTGLEPESQTGSQKVLETRRAKIRSRKSSGDDGTRTGSNEEPDQRKTASRTAPEPGPEKRKATPENDDVPLKTLRRENGPEPGQNLSTAEPEADEEKKQQIKTDEQNPTEPEPREQECGAPPAEGAAEPQKPVGAEFVRPVVGYFCNLCQLIFIDEDEAKLQHCATPAHYRKYQEKTGKDPWMS